gtgtttttattttaaaaacagagtactctttttatattttataaattctttaatgttttaaatgatgtaaGCTTTAAACAATGTCTCACAGAGAATGATGGTGAAAGGATTCAGGGTATGGGTTACTTCAATTGttaattataaaacaatttCAGTTCAGGACATTCGTTCACATTTCATGTTTCATTTGCATTCTTTGTGTGAATTTTGATATCATAAATAAGCTCAGACAGACACAGCAAGTCTAAAGTCATTTATGAGACATGCTCACGAAGTCACAGCTGCTGGCTTTACCAGGTTTATTTCTCTGGcacctgcaggacacaaaaccacatcacacgtttaaaaaaaactccAGTTTCCTGACTATAGTTAGTGTTAATGGTAGTTTTCTGTGGTTGCCATTGTGTGTATCGGTGTGGAGCAAGAATGTGTGAAAGACGAGTCATACCCAGAATTCCCTCCTGCTCCAGTTCCTGCTCAATTGCCATCAGACGATTATATTTGTCCATTCGTTCTCCTCCTCTCAACCCGCCCATTTTGAGAAAGAACGAGCCGAGCCCGACGGCCTTGAAAACAACCACATTCAGTTCATGTTGACCAACATCTCTTCTTAGAAGATCAAATCAaaatatacatgcatatatgcatttacagtatagcaaaacagaaacaaaagcacaaaaaaatcaagaaatatGATTAACCTACCAGATCAACAATTGATGTATCACCAGTCTCTGCACTGCCTGCTGCCAATATAGTCTCTGTGTCTCAGTTAATATAAGGAGGATTTACATGCTTATTAGTCCATAAAAGTATTTAGATGTAATGCCACAACACTTTATACAAGAACAGTTGCATCTCAGATTGATAAAATGATACTAATTTTACGCTTCGATACTAAGACACggctacagaaaaaaatattttcagtttttttctatttactatttataggtatgtttaggtaaaatgataatgtctgtttcattctgtgaactactgacaacatttctttcaaattccaaaagaaaatatttgtatttatttgcagaaaatttaaACGGtagaaactggtcaaaataacaaaaaaacatgtttttaaatccTAAATGCTTCAAAAAAAgctcatattcatgtttaaactaTACAGTACTAATGCTTTTGCATCTAGTTTAGTAacagtttaaaaatgaatttaagcCTGATTTTTTCACAACTTTTATGCATTCTCTTTCACATCGTCATTCCTggagtttgattttgttgaaattcaacaaacactggactggagtggtgcacaatacatgcagaaatgctgattaaatgcaAACTGGAGtgatctcttattttttctgcatcttaaataACATTATAACACATCCGTGTCCGTCGTTCTCTACATCTCacttttttgttaatgtttggaaCCTACCACTCTTGTCTGCAAATCTCCGTATGAGCTCAGAGATTGTCATGTCACCGTGGTGCCTAAAAATGACCCTGGTGACTCCCTGTGGGAGGGGTTTTGCGTCACCCCACTGAGGACAGGGATTGGATCCTTCATCTGCGATCAAGCAGCATGACTGACCAATCACTGAGGCCAGCCTCTCCCACTGCTCTACATCCTACACACAAAAACAGTTGAACGATTACTTGTTACAACAATCGAGCCTATTGGCCAAATCAGATTAATGCTACAGATTCAAATACAGATCAAAATGCTCCAACCTCTTTCCTGAAAGGATCAATGAGAGCTGTGATAGAAGGATATTTATGAATCAAACCCTCATACAGATCCACCAGCTCATCTGGGGATTTGTGACAACCTGACATCACTTCATACCTGCCACGTGACTAGAAGACCAGAAAAACACATCATGCATGATTATGGGAGTTATGGCttgcaatataaataaaaatgtgggaCTTTTTTAGTACTTAAAGTATCTGTTTTAGTGGACTTTAATTTGCTTGTAGGTTAAGTTTAAtaatctgttttgtttttactcaCATAGTCCATGAGGCATTGAGCAGCGCAGTTTATAGCCAAGCGCAGATCTGAACCCAGCGGCAGCTTCAGGTTAGCACACGCCTCTGTGACCAGATCGAGAGCCTGTTCAGGACGTTCAAAACCCACCTGAAGAGATCCTTCTTCTGATATACCTACAGGCTGGGGGCGAGAACGAGAGCCAAGAATATAATCCACGTATAAAGTATATCGTATATTAAcattaaatatcattttttacaaTGGAAAGTAGGGCAAAACAGTGTTTTCATATTCAGTTACAAAGTTTTGAAAGCTAGTGAAGAACTTACTTGATACATAgtgcataattaaaaagcattGCAGGAATCTTAGCTCGGGTCTGAACTAAACTCTATGTGTGACTTATAATGTCATGTCGGTCTTTACAGTGGCTATAGCTTTAGTTTAGCTAGGTTCCCACAATGCACAGTACATTGATAATAGCTTCCCATccaaacataaatatatatttattgtgtgACACACTGTTAAGTGGTTCAATTGGCTTTCACGAGCCCCGCACGTGATTGGGGCCTGTTTATTTCATTCAGATGGTGATGTGCGGATAATTGCCCcatcaaacataaaaaatccaCACCTAATTTGTGTGGTGCCTGATGCTTTTGTGTGAGCCAAAGCGTGGAGCATTATGTGCTTATGTCGAAGAGTAAAGCCCTATAGGACCATCCTTACCCCGGCTTTACATCCAGATCCATTCAGAATTCTCCTCATTTCACGGTGCAACTCAAGGCTCAGGCCAATGACCTGCTAggccaaaacacacacagctaAACGGTAAGTTTACTAAAGAAAAACTGTCTTTTCACCCTTGTGTAACAAACCATATGAGTAGAACACAATAAGGACACAATTTAGAAAATAACAGAGTCCTTCTTTCCTTAAGAAGAGTGTATATTTGTGAAAAGGTATGATCCTTGAGAACATACATACTTGTCTGACTCTTTGTGATGATGTGGGCAGTAGGATGACCTCGTCTAATAGGTTGAGTTTACCCAGAGAGTTTTTTCCACAGCTTAGTATTGTAATCATTGGCATGGGCAGGTAAATCTTATTTGAAGCCTATAACAAGGTTTTCATTGAGAGGAAAGGAAGGAGagggtaaaataaaataaggttAACATCAGCACCCTTGTCCCTTTTGATGGCCAGTCTTTGATTGCCCTATTGTCAGTGTGACCTTTTGTATGTGTATTATGAGTCCATTTGTAGACATCTCCCACAATGCAACATGCTTTAGTCACAtgttttgatgtatttgtttgtAATTGATGGTTGGAGTTGTTacaatgtgtttatgtgtgtgcgtttgtttaCCTGTTGGACTCTTAtggatgtgatgtgtgtgtataaGGGCGCTCCTATGAGTCGGGTGGCGGTTTTAGCCACAGCTAAAGAAACCACACCCACTGCTATGGCTCCTGGCAGTCTCGGCACAGGTGGCTCTGCGGGAGGAAGGGGCTTCTCTGTACTGTTTCCTTTTTTACCTGGCGAATAAAAAAAAAGCAGGAGAAAAAGTGGTCAAATTGTTATATAAAGAATGATGAACAATAAgcaattttgtgtttgtttcacgCTGCACTGACATTTATTAGGCCGCTGTAGCATCCTGCAAAATCAAAAGTTTATTCCGTatgcagttaaaaaaaatatccaACAAGAGGGTTATCTTGTGGTCATAAATGTATAGtttaaaatgagatattttagaAATCTCAATGGTTTTTtagtccatacaatggaagtcaatggggaaagTGTTGTatggtgaccaacattctttgaaatacTTTCTTTTGGTTTCTACataagaaagtcgtacaggtttggaatgacatggaggtgaataaatgacatttttatttttgggtgaactagccttTTAACATGGTGTCCCCATGTGTATAATAAAACAGCTTACTCTAGACTGCTGATAtaacttaaaggcggggtgtccaatTTCTCTGAGCCGTTGTTGAttttcaaatcaccaaaacagacacacccatacccccatctttcgctcggcttatgtccgtcctgtgcactgtgcaccttactgctgattggctacaaggttgtttcggtactcggcccgactttgtctaaacaagtgTAATTCGAAAATCGGACACCCTGCCTTTAAGTCTTCATTTATGTCAGTGAGACATAAAATCTCATCATTTAATCATATTTAATAAGagttaacatgtttttgcaGTGCAAGATTTCAGATGAGAGGACTTGAGGTCAAACTAGAGTCACTGTCACATGTACACAAGAGGCATCATCAGTTTCGATACGAGCTGCTAATGGAACTACGAGCAGTTCCCAATAGAGTTTCTGGGAAATAGAGCAGAATTGTTCATGACTGGTCCCAAATCATTCAGATGCCAGCAAAGTGCAAGAGGTTGGTCACTTAGCCCCTCGTCTTCAATCCATTGCACAGAAACACTGACAAACTCTTTTGACATAACTTCCAACCTTCTATTATTCTATTATAGTTATTTTGATGTAGTGTCAGATCACTCAAAATGCattgttaataaaataagattTGCAAACTAATGAATGTATGTGTTCAGAACAGGCTTCATCACCTTTATCGCCCccctttttgtctttattagAAGCGGGAGCGGGAGGGGCCTGGGCTGGAGCTTCAGACACTGTCTCTGACTTGTTCTCCTCCTGTTCTGTTTCACATCTTTTCTTGTCTTCCAGGTAACGTGCCATAAAGAAGTCACTGCAGAACAGAGACATACACGGCCTTAATCCTGCAGAGACACCCATGCTTGTGTATTTAAGTGTAAGCACATTTGTGTTTGCGATTCAAAACGTTTGATAGGGGCTATCATATCAGTTTTTCATGTCAAATTTTGTGTGGATTTGGTGATTGGTGGATGGTCTGGTTGGGTTTTTTGTGTTGCATGCTTGCTCACCTGAGCAGTTTGTCTAGATTAGTTTGGTCAGTGGGGTTGAATCCTTGCAGCATTGGACTGAGGTGCTCTCTGATCCaatttaaagctgttgttacaGAGAGCTGTTGCTGGTCACTATTACAAACTGTCTCCCTTGACTCTGCAATGCCCTCGGACAGACTATCATAAAGTCCACCCATCACCGCACTGCACACCATCTACAATTTGTACCAGGGACAGAAATGCATTAGGTTATTGGGGTAAAAATCCACAGAAATAGAGGATGTGGGTTGAACAAGTTGCCATAATGAATTGGatttactttaatttatttaattaaaattgtactttactttaaatcattttcttaaatgtaacttttgtttttgctctgtagagcagtttgttcgtttagggctacagtaacaacatggtgaattctatgctaggggacctgcggtgtatgtagatagaaatagctcattctaataacataacgctttattatgtacGGTTTTTTTACACCTTTGAAGACAAgtatattatactgcatttctatcaatagagcctccaaaaaatgacCAGGAATCAAAGCAGTTACAACATGGAGGACTGAAAAGACCAAGAAATATTTGTAATGTCTGTTATACGTCTGTTGTATGGATGTCAAGGTGTTCCTTACAATGAAGAAAGAAGCAATATATTGGATAGTACACTATGGATGCTTCTTTTATCTCTTGCTACACTCTCAAAAAGAATGTGTAATATAAAAACACGTTTTTGTGTCATGGAATTTTGAcacattgtgtgttttttaacattacagCGTGGgtcattttgtgttgttttgtgtaaaCAAAAGGGACAACACAGGTTGAGTTAAAAGTGACACAAAATATCTTGTCCTTAAagtaacagttcacccaaaaatgaaaattctgtcttcacttaccctcaagttgttccaaatctgtataaatgtctttgttctgatgaacacagagaaagatgtttggaagaatgcttttaaccaaacacttcttggccaccattgactaccatagtaggaaaaattattgctttataaattaaaacacaaaagaagatttgttgcagaatttaggaaagcaaacagttctggggcacttttgactaccattgtcatttttcctactatgacagtcaatggtggccaagaactgtttggttacaagcgttcttccaaatatctttatctgtgttcatcagttcatctttatacagatttggaacaactcgagggtgagtaaatgatgacaatttttattttagggtgtactgtccctttaagtataaACACGTGTTTGGTTGCGTACAGTTTGATAGTGTGTAAGTAACTAATAAACGAAATAGGTGTTCCAATAAGTTCAGAGTGATTAAACTCATTCTGTCTAATGAAGAGATCCACATCACTCAAACACTTAAGAATGAGTTTGTTTGGCTTCAGTTAATATTAATGACTAATGTTTATTGCTGTTTTCTGACCTCCATTATTTTCCTCACTTCTCTTTCATCGAGTGCTACGCTATGTTTCCTCCTCTCTTGCTTTTGCTACAGTATTTCTCTCCAGTTTTCCTCCTTTCTTCCTCTTAGTGCTTTTTTCCCTTCCTTTCACCTCCCCTGTTAGAGTCAGGCTGTTCTGTGTCTTTCTGCATTAAGGTCATACGCTCTGATTGTGCCATACCAAAACAGCAGAAAGCATAGCGCTTACTTTACAAAAACCCTAACAGAGAATAGACCGAACGGACAGAGGCAGCGAGACAGAGAATGATCTGATGGTCAAACATACTGAGGCTAGTGGCGCCACAGTAAACGTCTCCAACTGATGTTTGCATGAGAATGTGTGTGGACACTGTATTTCTAAATTCATCTTTTAGTATCGGTACAAATCTCTTGTGTTTGCTGTGGCACATCTTGCAAACGGCAGAAGGTGAATGTCACAACCCGACCAGCTTCTTTTTGTTCATAACCATTGAAACACTACAAAGGCAATTAGATATAATATTCACACAAAGTGTAACGCTTTattgaagcacctttttatCATTGTAATACACGTGAACCCTACACAacaaatatttctaaaatgtgcAGATTATTAAATACCTTTTCCTCATCTCTGATGATGCAGTGCACATTTGCCTGAATGGCTGTCAGTCCTCTCCCATCGTACACCTCCCTTCCAGTGATCTTACTGATCACAGGAGTACATGAGAACCTGGTGAAATAGTTCGCCTGAAAAAAAGGATcaagtattataagtattgtttattaaaatctgaCATACTGTGGGCCTATTGGTGTGTTATTGTGGGATCAGATTGGTATCTGATCTACATCATTACTggaaaattaaaatgcaaactTTGTGTAAGATAAGGTCAAatttataatgaaataatttaaaaaatagtatAAACATAATGAAGACATCATAGCTTTGAAAAGCATAAGTGTGTATACGTGTCCCACCAGATAACCGTAGATGTCATTGGGCTTTTGAAAAAACATCTCGTTCAGGACGCCCTCTATCTTCTCTGGGACCCCGTTAGACCTGTAATAGTCTGCGGCTTTGTTCTTAAGGTCGTAAAACTCCTGGTCTTCTTTCGATACTTTACTATGGCAGCCCAAATATCCTTTATACGACATGGTTGTTTGATGTACGAGTTTATTTTTGCAGTCGTTTACTCTCTACCTCTGTCACGTGCACGGCTTCGCAGGCTTTGTTGATTATCTGTGGTTGCTTGGTAACGTCAGATCATTCAGATGTAACAGCGCGAGAGTTTAAAGCTTAATTTCTGTTTCATGGGGCGTGTTATTGTAACAAGTTCATTTCTTGCGATTAAATGCTGTCAACGATCCTCCATTCTTATAGATGTTAAATACTGGCTTCATATATTGTTTACAATATTAAATGCAGACAGGAGGCACACAAAAACGCTtggaaataatattaaaagccTTTAGTTTGGCGATTTTCTGAACGTGCATAATCGAATGCACTATAGGATATATATAAATCTAGATCCAATTTgttcacacaaaacatttcattgtggtttttatatgtgtatttaaaaagaaattaaacaaaatatctCGACGGACTaatcaaaaaaaatatttgacagCAATAGGCTATAATTTTTTGGTTCACTGTCAGAAGGTCGATCTGAAGGTCAGCTTTACAAAACCGGCGTATTATAAATGTGGCCGTCACGGGTTATACAAAGAAAATAAGTTGAACATTTTGTCAgagtatactacagtttatcagtGCCGTAGGCTATTTAAAAAAGCAGTGGTTTTCTAAAGACAAACGTCTTTGAAACAGCATCATTAcgtgtaaaatatatttaccaGTTTTTTGTTCCGTCCATACATATTATGCAACAAATTTTACAGTTGAAAAAACTATTATAATACGAATTTATTACcttcaaaagaagaaaaaatagccaaaagaagaaaagaaaaagaagaaaaaatagccaaaagaagaaaagaaaaagaagaaaaaatagccaaaaactatcgaacaaaaacaaaaatgggaATTAATAGAAATTTCGATTTGTTTCAAAAACAATAGGAATCCAAGAAAACAATAGATTGCGGATTAAAATAGATATGTCTTGGTTTATAGTTGtagtattattgttgttgtaggctagttgtggtgtgtgtgtgtgtgtgtgtgcgtgtgcgtgcgtgc
This genomic window from Triplophysa rosa linkage group LG10, Trosa_1v2, whole genome shotgun sequence contains:
- the eno4 gene encoding enolase 4 isoform X4, yielding MSYKGYLGCHSKVSKEDQEFYDLKNKAADYYRSNGVPEKIEGVLNEMFFQKPNDIYGYLANYFTRFSCTPVISKITGREVYDGRGLTAIQANVHCIIRDEEKMVCSAVMGGLYDSLSEGIAESRETVCNSDQQQLSVTTALNWIREHLSPMLQGFNPTDQTNLDKLLSDFFMARYLEDKKRCETEQEENKSETVSEAPAQAPPAPASNKDKKGGDKGKKGNSTEKPLPPAEPPVPRLPGAIAVGVVSLAVAKTATRLIGAPLYTHITSIRVQQASNKIYLPMPMITILSCGKNSLGKLNLLDEVILLPTSSQRVRQVIGLSLELHREMRRILNGSGCKAGPVGISEEGSLQVGFERPEQALDLVTEACANLKLPLGSDLRLAINCAAQCLMDYSRGRYEVMSGCHKSPDELVDLYEGLIHKYPSITALIDPFRKEDVEQWERLASVIGQSCCLIADEGSNPCPQWGDAKPLPQGVTRVIFRHHGDMTISELIRRFADKSETILAAGSAETGDTSIVDLAVGLGSFFLKMGGLRGGERMDKYNRLMAIEQELEQEGILGAREINLVKPAAVTS
- the eno4 gene encoding enolase 4 isoform X2: MSYKGYLGCHSKVSKEDQEFYDLKNKAADYYRSNGVPEKIEGVLNEMFFQKPNDIYGYLANYFTRFSCTPVISKITGREVYDGRGLTAIQANVHCIIRDEEKMVCSAVMGGLYDSLSEGIAESRETVCNSDQQQLSVTTALNWIREHLSPMLQGFNPTDQTNLDKLLSDFFMARYLEDKKRCETEQEENKSETVSEAPAQAPPAPASNKDKKGGDKGKKGNSTEKPLPPAEPPVPRLPGAIAVGVVSLAVAKTATRLIGAPLYTHITSIRVQQASNKIYLPMPMITILSCGKNSLGKLNLLDEVILLPTSSQRVRQVIGLSLELHREMRRILNGSGCKAGPVGISEEGSLQVGFERPEQALDLVTEACANLKLPLGSDLRLAINCAAQCLMDYSRGRYEVMSGCHKSPDELVDLYEGLIHKYPSITALIDPFRKEDVEQWERLASVIGQSCCLIADEGSNPCPQWGDAKPLPQGVTRVIFRHHGDMTISELIRRFADKSDTETILAAGSAETGDTSIVDLAVGLGSFFLKMGGLRGGERMDKYNRLMAIEQELEQEGILGAREINLVKPAAVTS
- the eno4 gene encoding enolase 4 isoform X3, whose amino-acid sequence is MSYKGYLGCHSKVSKEDQEFYDLKNKAADYYRSNGVPEKIEGVLNEMFFQKPNDIYGYLANYFTRFSCTPVISKITGREVYDGRGLTAIQANVHCIIRDEEKMVCSAVMGGLYDSLSEGIAESRETVCNSDQQQLSVTTALNWIREHLSPMLQGFNPTDQTNLDKLLSDFFMARYLEDKKRCETEQEENKSETVSEAPAQAPPAPASNKDKKGGDKGKKGNSTEKPLPPAEPPVPRLPGAIAVGVVSLAVAKTATRLIGAPLYTHITSIRVQQASNKIYLPMPMITILSCGKNSLGKLNLLDEVILLPTSSQRVRQQVIGLSLELHREMRRILNGSGCKAGPVGISEEGSLQVGFERPEQALDLVTEACANLKLPLGSDLRLAINCAAQCLMDYSRGRYEVMSGCHKSPDELVDLYEGLIHKYPSITALIDPFRKEDVEQWERLASVIGQSCCLIADEGSNPCPQWGDAKPLPQGVTRVIFRHHGDMTISELIRRFADKSETILAAGSAETGDTSIVDLAVGLGSFFLKMGGLRGGERMDKYNRLMAIEQELEQEGILGAREINLVKPAAVTS
- the eno4 gene encoding enolase 4 isoform X1; the encoded protein is MSYKGYLGCHSKVSKEDQEFYDLKNKAADYYRSNGVPEKIEGVLNEMFFQKPNDIYGYLANYFTRFSCTPVISKITGREVYDGRGLTAIQANVHCIIRDEEKMVCSAVMGGLYDSLSEGIAESRETVCNSDQQQLSVTTALNWIREHLSPMLQGFNPTDQTNLDKLLSDFFMARYLEDKKRCETEQEENKSETVSEAPAQAPPAPASNKDKKGGDKGKKGNSTEKPLPPAEPPVPRLPGAIAVGVVSLAVAKTATRLIGAPLYTHITSIRVQQASNKIYLPMPMITILSCGKNSLGKLNLLDEVILLPTSSQRVRQQVIGLSLELHREMRRILNGSGCKAGPVGISEEGSLQVGFERPEQALDLVTEACANLKLPLGSDLRLAINCAAQCLMDYSRGRYEVMSGCHKSPDELVDLYEGLIHKYPSITALIDPFRKEDVEQWERLASVIGQSCCLIADEGSNPCPQWGDAKPLPQGVTRVIFRHHGDMTISELIRRFADKSDTETILAAGSAETGDTSIVDLAVGLGSFFLKMGGLRGGERMDKYNRLMAIEQELEQEGILGAREINLVKPAAVTS
- the eno4 gene encoding enolase 4 isoform X5 — protein: MVCSAVMGGLYDSLSEGIAESRETVCNSDQQQLSVTTALNWIREHLSPMLQGFNPTDQTNLDKLLSDFFMARYLEDKKRCETEQEENKSETVSEAPAQAPPAPASNKDKKGGDKGKKGNSTEKPLPPAEPPVPRLPGAIAVGVVSLAVAKTATRLIGAPLYTHITSIRVQQASNKIYLPMPMITILSCGKNSLGKLNLLDEVILLPTSSQRVRQQVIGLSLELHREMRRILNGSGCKAGPVGISEEGSLQVGFERPEQALDLVTEACANLKLPLGSDLRLAINCAAQCLMDYSRGRYEVMSGCHKSPDELVDLYEGLIHKYPSITALIDPFRKEDVEQWERLASVIGQSCCLIADEGSNPCPQWGDAKPLPQGVTRVIFRHHGDMTISELIRRFADKSDTETILAAGSAETGDTSIVDLAVGLGSFFLKMGGLRGGERMDKYNRLMAIEQELEQEGILGAREINLVKPAAVTS